TTCCACGACATCGCCCCGCAGGCACCGGTGCATTTTCTGGTGATCCCGAAGAAACCGGTGCGCACCCTCAACGACCTGACCGAAGACGACAAGGCACTGGCCGGGCATATTCTGTTCACCGCCCAGCGTCTGGCGCTGGAACTGGGTTGCGAAGAAGGCTTCCGGGTGGTGATGAACTGCAATGAAAAGGGTGGACAGACGGTCTACCACATTCATATGCACGTACTCGGTCAACGCCAGATGAACTGGCCGCCGGGCTGATCGACTCGAAATCTGTGGGGGCGCCCTGCTCCCACATGACCCAGCGCAAACCTTCCCCGGCCGATTCGGTTAAACTGGCCGCCGAGATTCTTCCCGGAGGTCAGCATGACTACCCAACGTCACTACTCGCCAATTGACCGTCTTCTGCTGCAAGCCGATGCCGCGATGCGAACCCTGCTGCCCTTCAGTGGCCAGCCGTACCGTCCGTCGCCGGCCATCGTGCAGCCCGACGTGCAGATGAGCGACGAAGACACCCGCCACGTCGCCGGCCTGATGCGCATCAACCATACCGGTGAAGTCTGTGCCCAGGCGCTGTATCAGGGCCAGGCCCTGACCGCCAAACTGCCGCAGGTGCGCGAAGCCATGGAGCATGCGGCCGAAGAAGAGATCGATCATCTGGTCTGGTGTGAACAGCGCATTCATCAGTTGGGCAGCCACACCAGCGTGCTCAATCCGCTGTTCTATGGGATGTCGTTCGGGATCGGCGCAGTCGCCGGGCTGATCAGCGACAAGGTCAGCCTCGGTTTTGTCGCGGCGACCGAGCATCAGGTGTGCAAGCACTTGAACGAGCATCTGGAACAACTGCCGGCCGAGGATGAAAAATCCCGGGCGATTCTGGAACAGATGCGTATCGATGAAGAACATCACGCAGAAAGTGCGCTGGAGGCTGGCGGTTTCCGCTTCCCGGCACCGGTGAAGTTCGGCATGAGCCTGTTGGCCAAAGTGATGACCAAAAGCACCTACCGAATCTGAAAAACGCCCATAAAAAAGGCGACTGCCGCAAAGCAGTCGCCTTTTTTTGTGCCCGGATTTCTTAGCTCGGCATATTGCGCGCGTAGAAGATTTCCAGCATTTCGTGTTTCACACGCTCAGTCACCTGAGCACGTTGCTCGGACGACAGGTTGCTGGTGGCATCACCGAACAGGTAGTTATCCAGTTCGAAGTTCTTCAGCAGCATTTTGGTGTGGAACAGGTTTTCCTGATACACGTTCACGTCGGTCATCTGGTACGCGTCGCGGGTATCTTCGGAAAGGTAGTTCTGGATCGAGTTGATCTCGTGGTCGATGAAGTGCTTGTTGCCTTCAACGTCACGGGTGAAGCCGCGCACACGGTAATCCACGGTCACAATGTCCGAATCGAACTGGTGAATGAGGAAATTGAGCGCTTTGAGCGGTGAAATGACTCCACAGGTCGACACATCGATGTCAACACGGAACGTCGCAATACCGGCGTCCGGATGGATTTCCGGGTAGGTATGCACCGTGATGTGACTCTTGTCGAGGTGGGCCAGGATGATTTCCGGCAGCGGACCCGGGGACTCTTCGATCTGGCTTTCGGTCGGGGTGACCGGTTCTTCCGAGATCAGAATCGTGACGCTGGCACCCTGAGGCTCATAGTTCTGACTGGCAATGTTCAGAATGTTGGCACCAATGATTTCGACAACTTCCGTGAGGATCTGCGTCAGGCGTTCGGCGTTGTACTCTTGATTGATGTACTCGACGTAAGCCTGCTGGTCTTGCGGGGTTTCCGCGTAGCAGATGTCATAGATGTTGAAGCTCAAGGTCTTTGTCAGGTTATTGAACCCGTGGAGCTTGAGTTTGCTTTTCACCGTTAAAAACTCTCTATGTATGCGGCCCGGCCGCGTGATCAAGCATGCCCGTCAAGTGCGAACGACGCACCTGCGTAGGACGGTTAACACCTCTTCGCGATGGCGATTTTGGTTATCTGTTCAGGCGGATGACCCGTCGACTGACCGATCACTGCCCTGAAAAAAGTGGCGCATTATGCAGACGTCAGCGGGGGATCGCCAGAGTCTGCACTGCTTTTATGATAGTTGAATGTAGGCTCAGCCGAGTTCGACGATTTCGTAGTCGTGGGTGATTGCCACGCCAGCGGCGCCGAGCATGATCGAGGCCGAGCAGTACTTCTCCGCCGACAGCTCGATGGCGCGTTTGACCTGGGCTTCTTTCAGGCCACGGCCCTTGACCACGAAGTGCATGTGGATCTTGGTGAACACCTTCGGATCTTCGGTCGCACGTTCGGCGTCCAGGAAAGCTTCGCAGCTTTCAACCGCCTGACGCGACTTCTTCAGGATGCTGACCACGTCGAAATTGCTGCAGCCGCCAACGCCCAGCAGGAGCATCTCCATCGGGCGAACACCCAGATTGCGACCACCGGCGTCCGGCGGACCATCCATGACCACGACATGACCGCTGCCGGATTCGCCGAGGAACATGGCTTCGCCAGCCCATTGGATGCGTGCCTTCATCGCCAAGACTCCACTGTAGAAAAAAGGGTCGCCAGCTTAGCACAGGGCCCCGGTTTGACTGCGAGCGGTGATCCTAGGACCGATGCCTTTACCGCGTAGGTAATTTCTCGAATTTTCGACGAAGTGTCTGGTAAGCTGGCGCCAATTCACTGGCGCCCCAAGCCGGTATTTGTAGCGATCGCCTCAGCGCCTCATATAAAAACCACATATAACCGTGCAGTCTTTTCGGGATACAACCATGGTTGGTATTACCCCCACACCCAAAATCAAGAACCTCGACAAGCTGCTGATGCATTGCCAGCGCCGGCGTCATGCGGCCAAGAGCAACATCATCTGCGCCGGGGATCGCTCCGATACGCTGTACTTCATCATCCGTGGCTCTGTCACGATCCTGATCGAGGACGACGACGGCCGCGAGATGATCATCGCGTACCTGAATGCCGGGGATTTCTTCGGTGAGCTGGGCCTGTTCGAACAGGCCGGCCAGGAACAGGAGCGCAGTGCCTGGGTGCGGGCCAAGGTCGAGTGCGAAGTCGCGGAAATCAGCTATGCCAAATTCCGTGAATTGTCGCAGCAGGATCCAGACATTCTTTACGTGCTCAGCGGACAAATCGCACAGCGCCTGCGCAACACCACGCGCAAGGTCGGCGATCTGGCGTTCTTCGATGTCACTGGCCGTGTTGCTCGCTGCTTGCTGGAACTGTGCAAGCAACCCGACGCGATGACCCACCCGGACGGCATGCAGATCAAGGTGACCCGTCAGGAAATCGGGCGGATTGTCGGTTGCTCGCGGGAAATGGTCGGTCGCGTGCTCAAGGATCTTGAGGAACGCAACCTGGTGGACGTGAAAGGCAAGACCATGGTGGTCTTCGGCACTCGCTGAGTTCGAACGCTCAGACGGCGTAAATCCGCGCCAGCATCAAACGAAAGAGTTCATCGAGACGCGCCAACGCATGGGGCGCCGGGAATTTCTCA
This genomic window from Pseudomonas kribbensis contains:
- a CDS encoding histidine triad nucleotide-binding protein, translated to MDTLFTKIINREIPAKIIYEDDQVLAFHDIAPQAPVHFLVIPKKPVRTLNDLTEDDKALAGHILFTAQRLALELGCEEGFRVVMNCNEKGGQTVYHIHMHVLGQRQMNWPPG
- the coq7 gene encoding 2-polyprenyl-3-methyl-6-methoxy-1,4-benzoquinone monooxygenase encodes the protein MTTQRHYSPIDRLLLQADAAMRTLLPFSGQPYRPSPAIVQPDVQMSDEDTRHVAGLMRINHTGEVCAQALYQGQALTAKLPQVREAMEHAAEEEIDHLVWCEQRIHQLGSHTSVLNPLFYGMSFGIGAVAGLISDKVSLGFVAATEHQVCKHLNEHLEQLPAEDEKSRAILEQMRIDEEHHAESALEAGGFRFPAPVKFGMSLLAKVMTKSTYRI
- the speD gene encoding adenosylmethionine decarboxylase produces the protein MKSKLKLHGFNNLTKTLSFNIYDICYAETPQDQQAYVEYINQEYNAERLTQILTEVVEIIGANILNIASQNYEPQGASVTILISEEPVTPTESQIEESPGPLPEIILAHLDKSHITVHTYPEIHPDAGIATFRVDIDVSTCGVISPLKALNFLIHQFDSDIVTVDYRVRGFTRDVEGNKHFIDHEINSIQNYLSEDTRDAYQMTDVNVYQENLFHTKMLLKNFELDNYLFGDATSNLSSEQRAQVTERVKHEMLEIFYARNMPS
- a CDS encoding OsmC family protein, giving the protein MKARIQWAGEAMFLGESGSGHVVVMDGPPDAGGRNLGVRPMEMLLLGVGGCSNFDVVSILKKSRQAVESCEAFLDAERATEDPKVFTKIHMHFVVKGRGLKEAQVKRAIELSAEKYCSASIMLGAAGVAITHDYEIVELG
- the crp gene encoding cAMP-activated global transcriptional regulator CRP, producing the protein MVGITPTPKIKNLDKLLMHCQRRRHAAKSNIICAGDRSDTLYFIIRGSVTILIEDDDGREMIIAYLNAGDFFGELGLFEQAGQEQERSAWVRAKVECEVAEISYAKFRELSQQDPDILYVLSGQIAQRLRNTTRKVGDLAFFDVTGRVARCLLELCKQPDAMTHPDGMQIKVTRQEIGRIVGCSREMVGRVLKDLEERNLVDVKGKTMVVFGTR